A DNA window from Sulfitobacter noctilucicola contains the following coding sequences:
- a CDS encoding lytic transglycosylase domain-containing protein, with protein MTRILTALILVFMSALTAQAERPRPLGWAIEAMVEGNWQSAHQLAARDGQVAADVIEWHALRAGRGDWDRLRSFLDRRPDWPGEAYLRKRSEELVFSQNDETILAFFAEMPAQTPRGVLTHAAALTRSDQEAEANALIVKAWRDMPMNATSQALFLAEYDAILKPHHAARLENMLWDRQHTEARQMFDLVGKDDIALAETRIALQNRNGNVNALINALPASKAGDAGLQADRFEWRIRKGLVNDAKDLLLESSKSAEALGRPEKWSNRRRALARGEMRSGDRQRAYDMASQHHLTSGSDYADLEWLSGYIALRFLDRPEDAYQHFLNHDRVVESPISQGRAGYWQGRALEAMGRAEEAAKAYAMGAQHQTSFYGLLAAERGGLPFDAALAGPTPGQDWRTSALAKAPLFEAGLLLQASGQITLAERFWTHLAEQLVPDDIALLGQAAIDADQPHLAVMIGKRAARRGLTIAAPYYPLHSLVEMDLPMSADMTLAIARRESEFDPVVQSGAGARGLMQVMPATAKDVARDLGVLALHTTNRLTADPDYNARLGAKYLSQMAGRFDGNVVMVAAAYNAGPARPPRWMEDYGDPRTGDVDIVDWVEMVPFRETQNYIMRVTESLPVYRARLGLDPLPIPFSEELVGSTLKAFAPKSE; from the coding sequence ATGACACGGATTCTGACCGCCTTGATACTTGTTTTCATGTCCGCTTTGACCGCTCAGGCGGAACGACCGCGCCCGCTGGGCTGGGCGATTGAAGCGATGGTTGAGGGAAACTGGCAAAGCGCCCATCAGCTGGCGGCACGCGATGGGCAGGTTGCCGCCGATGTTATTGAATGGCACGCCTTACGGGCGGGTCGCGGAGATTGGGACCGCTTAAGGTCCTTCCTTGACCGCAGGCCTGACTGGCCGGGTGAGGCTTATCTACGCAAGCGGTCCGAGGAACTGGTCTTCAGCCAGAACGATGAAACGATTCTCGCCTTCTTTGCAGAAATGCCCGCGCAGACACCGCGTGGTGTACTTACACACGCTGCTGCGCTGACACGATCGGATCAGGAGGCTGAGGCAAACGCGCTGATCGTAAAAGCATGGCGCGACATGCCGATGAATGCGACCTCGCAGGCACTTTTTCTGGCCGAATACGATGCAATCCTGAAGCCACATCATGCCGCGCGGTTGGAAAACATGCTTTGGGACCGGCAGCATACCGAAGCCCGCCAGATGTTCGATCTGGTCGGCAAAGACGACATCGCGCTCGCTGAAACCCGCATTGCGCTGCAGAACCGGAATGGCAATGTGAACGCTCTCATCAATGCTCTTCCCGCCAGCAAGGCTGGTGATGCTGGTCTGCAAGCCGACCGGTTTGAGTGGCGTATCCGCAAGGGGCTAGTGAATGACGCGAAGGACCTTCTGCTTGAAAGCTCCAAGAGCGCCGAAGCACTTGGACGACCGGAGAAATGGTCGAACCGCCGCCGTGCACTCGCCCGTGGCGAAATGCGTTCCGGCGACCGACAGCGGGCTTATGATATGGCGTCTCAACACCATCTCACATCAGGTTCGGATTACGCGGACCTTGAATGGTTGTCCGGCTATATCGCCCTGCGTTTCCTGGACAGGCCAGAAGACGCCTATCAGCATTTCCTGAACCATGACCGCGTTGTAGAAAGCCCGATTTCGCAGGGGCGCGCAGGTTACTGGCAGGGGCGCGCACTTGAAGCCATGGGACGTGCTGAAGAAGCCGCCAAGGCTTATGCCATGGGTGCGCAGCACCAGACATCCTTTTACGGCCTTCTTGCCGCAGAACGCGGTGGGCTTCCGTTTGATGCAGCCCTCGCCGGTCCCACACCGGGACAGGATTGGCGCACATCGGCGCTTGCAAAGGCCCCATTGTTCGAAGCGGGATTGTTGTTGCAGGCCTCTGGCCAGATCACATTGGCAGAGCGGTTCTGGACCCATCTGGCAGAGCAACTGGTGCCCGATGACATCGCCCTTCTGGGGCAGGCAGCAATTGATGCGGACCAGCCCCACCTTGCGGTAATGATTGGCAAGCGGGCGGCGCGGCGCGGCCTGACCATCGCGGCGCCCTATTATCCGTTGCATTCGCTGGTGGAAATGGACCTACCCATGTCAGCCGATATGACGCTGGCCATTGCCCGCCGTGAAAGCGAATTCGATCCTGTCGTGCAAAGCGGCGCCGGCGCGCGTGGTTTGATGCAGGTAATGCCTGCAACTGCAAAAGACGTGGCACGCGACCTCGGTGTTCTTGCCCTTCACACCACCAATCGTTTGACTGCCGATCCTGATTACAATGCCCGGCTGGGTGCCAAGTACCTTTCCCAGATGGCAGGTCGCTTTGATGGCAACGTTGTCATGGTCGCTGCCGCATATAACGCCGGTCCGGCCCGCCCGCCGCGTTGGATGGAAGACTACGGTGATCCGCGCACAGGCGACGTCGACATTGTCGATTGGGTTGAAATGGTGCCGTTCCGCGAAACGCAGAACTACATCATGCGTGTCACAGAAAGCCTGCCGGTCTACCGCGCACGGCTGGGTCTGGA